The Ahaetulla prasina isolate Xishuangbanna chromosome 11, ASM2864084v1, whole genome shotgun sequence genome contains a region encoding:
- the LOC131205133 gene encoding DNA excision repair protein ERCC-6-like: MAELADLNPEQIEEYRRSVSQAKQEARNGNLEASLKLFQQALEIHFSEKLTVNIKKLEEALASLAVEEDGDDSFVDVCQSGFMLYGEMHDKLFDYQREGVAFLYKLYRDRRKGGILADDMGLGKTIQVIAFLSGMFDAELIRSVLLILPATLLNNWVKEFAKWTPGLRVKVFHGTNKTERNRSLERIQRRKGILLTTYQMLLNSWPQLSSFRGEEFVWDYIILDEAHKIKTPSAKTTKSLYAIPSKNRILLTGTPVQNNLKELWALFDFACQGSLLGTSKTFRMEYENPITRARAKDATPGEKALGLKISENLMSIIKPYFLRRTKDELQKKKKVELPNHLSENQRKDVVPTMPSLPRKNEFIVWAFLSPIQEEIYRNFISLDHIKELLLSTRSPLAELTVLKKLCDHPRLLSNRACSQLGLEASNYSEQEVGENEPSELPDMKRSIGHVSDEMLIQESGKLSFLVALLERLRDEGHRTLVFSLSRKMLDIIERVLTHRGFKLMRIDGTVTHLVEREKRIGMFQNNGDYSVFLLTTQVGGVGLTLTAASRVVIFDPSWNPATDAQAVDRAYRIGQKENVIIYRLITCGTVEEKIYRRQVFKDSLIRQSTGDKKNPYRYFTMQELKELFILEDTRSSATQLQLQSLHATQRKTDTELDEHIAYLHMLEIFGISDHDLMYTRETAHDDKAENEEAHRYIEHRVQKAQELVQLESQLNDQHMRNIRNTTEGAWLRDIDSSTQPKTKPSKSSPGDTLGPSMSKRTNPTDMESTTKKSPNPSPSPVVTPPVLISPVLSNEVIDLVNDDDNDVVSDMVNLSSRMTSLVVEDVDDEQMLQIISNTEDALPSEEKEDQFSSFQEYELKPGTGLVSPFQTHSISNKEDYSSESSAVSELPAQDTDDVQMVFHTINMDVLHSKNKEYQPTRLQADERNGSLNTSLSIKGSVKSESKMISCDPSPEARSELKDVQMKLLQDSVVYPSDDDMHQTEADMSLDVLHGDTCEIKELDAMAPQETMVSKMTENIELQKSDARETAQFKFLDISSHYQRRRNITNTTEGAWLRDIDSSTQPKTKPSKSSPGDTLGPSMSERTNPTDMEPTTKKSPNPSPSPVVTPSVFISPVLSNEVIDLVNDDDNDIVNGVVNLSSRMTSLVVKDVDEEQMLQIISNMEDSLPSEEKEDQFPSFQVCELKPGTGLVSPFQTHSISNKEDYSSESSTVSELPAKDTDDVQMVFHTISMDVLHSKNKEYQPTRLQADERNESLNVISSLSQAISLSIKGSVNSESKMISCDPSPEARSELKGVQMKLLQDSIAYPSDDDMHQTEADMSLDVLHGDASEIKELDAVAPEETMVSKMTENIMPQNSGTRGTAQFKSLDISSRYQVNFNLALEDSENGPQTIAVEHISLEETENEGFQLRLDSYGSSATESVGREGGSHRGLHTSNGAEDSVVMDDSKSPCHSRDSFGLGKKKRPAIIVSDEEEENDELIDELDEDKPGGICMSTPKTNRPMAEICFSPRIKLSGRRSTASRRSLFDVVLEEVEGAAKEAGTASNASNDRSVQHEFEEEPTQNYIEPMSEEAEEEPSGETLDSERESSHFQDTDSSRGESFL; encoded by the exons ATGGCGGAGCTTGCAGATTTGAACCCGGAGCAAATAGAAGAGTACCGCAG ATCGGTGTCCCAAGCCAAGCAGGAGGCCCGAAATGGGAACCTGGAAGCGTCTCTCAAATTGTTCCAACAGGCCCTTGAAATCCATTTCAGTGAAAAGCTGACCGTGAACATTAAAAAGTTGGAGGAAGCCCTGGCGTCTTTGGCTGTGGAAGAGGATGGCGACGACAGCTTTGTGGATGTGTGTCAGAGCGGATTCATGCTGTATGGAGAAATGCACGATAAGCTTTTTGACTATCAGAGAGAAGGGGTTGCTTTTTTGTACAAGTTATATCGAGACAGAAGGAAGGGCGGCATCCTGGCAGATGACATGGGACTCGGGAAGACCATTCAGGTCATCGCGTTCCTCTCTGGGATGTTTGACGCAGAACTCATCCGTTCTGTGTTGCTGATTCTCCCAGCCACCCTTCTTAACAACTGGGTGAAAGAGTTTGCCAAGTGGACGCCAGGCCTGCGAGTGAAAGTTTTTCATGGGACCAACAAAACTGAACGTAACAGGTCTCTGGAGCGGATCCAGAGGAGGAAAGGGATCTTGCTCACAACATACCAGATGCTCCTCAACAGCTGGCCGCAGCTTTCTAGCTTTCGTGGGGAAGAGTTTGTTTGGGACTATATCATTCTGGATGAAGCCCATAAAATCAAAACTCCATCTGCTAAAACGACAAAATCTTTGTATGCCATTCCTTCCAAAAACCGCATCCTTCTCACAGGGACTCCGGTCCAAAACAATCTCAAAGAACTTTGGGCTctttttgattttgcttgtcaaggcTCGCTTTTGGGTACCAGCAAAACCTTTCGGATGGAATATGAGAACCCCATCACAAGAGCCAGGGCAAAAGATGCTACTCCTGGAGAGAAAGCTCTGGGACTTAAAATCTCAGAAAACCTGATGTCCATCATTAAGCCATATTTTCTGAGACGGACTAAAGATGagctccagaagaagaaaaaggttgAGCTTCCAAACCATCTTTCTGAAAACCAAAGAAAAGATGTTGTTCCCACCATGCCTTCTCTTCCTCGAAAGAATGAGTTCATTGTATGGGCGTTCTTATCACCCATACAAGAGGAAATATATAGAAATTTTATATCCTTGGATCATATCAAGGAGCTGTTGTTGTCTACCAGGTCCCCACTAGCTGAATTGACTGTCCTGAAGAAGCTCTGTGATCACCCAAGACTCTTGTCAAATCGAGCATGTAGTCAACTAGGGCTGGAAGCATCCAATTATAGTGAACAAGAAGTTGGTGAAAATGAACCTAGTGAGCTCCCAGACATGAAGAGGAGTATTGGGCATGTTTCTGATGAGATGCTGATTCAGGAATCTGGAAAGCTGAGCTTTCTTGTGGCACTGCTGGAAAGACTGCGAGATGAGGGACATAGAACTCTGGTGTTCTCCCTATCGCGAAAAATGTTGGACATTATAGAGCGCGTCTTAACTCACAGGGGCTTTAAGCTCATGCGCATTGATGGGACAGTGACCCACTTGGTAGAACGAGAGAAGAGAATTGGCATGTTTCAAAACAATGGAGACTACTCTGTCTTTTTGCTTACTACTCAAGTTGGTGGGGTTGGTTTAACCTTAACAGCCGCTAGCCGGGTGGTGATTTTTGATCCTAGTTGGAATCCAGCTACAGATGCCCAAGCTGTGGACCGAGCTTACAGGATTGGCCAAAAAGAGAATGTCATAATCTACCGGCTGATTACCTGTGGGACAGTAGAAGAGAAGATCTATAGAAGACAAGTCTTCAAGGATTCCTTAATACGTCAAAGCACAGGCGATAAGAAAAATCCCTATCGCTATTTCACTATGCAAGAGCTAAAGGAGTTGTTCATATTGGAAGACACGCGAAGTTCAGCCACACAGCTACAATTGCAGTCCTTACATGCCACCCAAAGAAAAACAGACACTGAGTTGGATGAACACATTGCATACCTCCACATGTTGGAGATATTTGGCATTTCTGACCATGATTTGATGTACACACGTGAGACAGCACATGATGACAAAGCCGAAAATGAAGAAGCTCACAGGTACATTGAACACAGAGTCCAAAAAGCCCAAGAGTTGGTACAACTAGAATCTCAGTTGAATGACCAGCACATGAGAAATATCCGAAACACGACTGAAGGAGCATGGCTGAGAGATATAGATTCATCCACCCAGCCAAAAACAAAACCATCCAAGTCTTCACCAGGTGATACTCTTGGCCCATCCATGTCCAAAAGGACAAACCCAACAGACATGGAATCAACCACGAAGAAATCACCAAATCCCTCTCCAAGTCCTGTGGTTACCCCACCTGTACTTATTAGTCCTGTCCTCAGTAATGAAGTTATTGATCTTGTAAACGATGATGACAATGACGTTGTTAGTGATATGGTCAATTTGAGCTCTAGAATGACCAGTCTGGTTGTTGAAGATGTAGACGATGAGCAAATGCTTCAGATTATTTCTAATACGGAAGATGCTTTGCcttctgaggagaaagaagaccaaTTTTCCAGCTTCCAAGAGTATGAACTAAAGCCTGGGACTGGTCTTGTGTCCCCTTTTCAGACTCATTCAATATCGAACAAGGAGGACTACAGTTCTGAATCTAGCGCAGTCTCTGAACTGCCTGCCCAGGATACGGATGATGTGCAAATGGTTTTCCATACAATCAATATGGATGTTCTCCATTCcaaaaacaaagaatatcaaccAACCAGACTGCAAGCAGATGAACGAAATGGGAGCCTAAATACTTCATTATCTATCAAAGGCAGTGTCAAGTCTGAATCCAAAATGATCTCTTGTGATCCATCTCCAGAAGCAAGAAGCGAGCTTAAAGATGTCCAGATGAAACTGCTGCAGGACTCAGTTGTGTATCCTTCTGATGATGACATGCACCAAACTGAGGCTGACATGTCACTTGATGTTCTTCATGGAGATACGTGTGAAATTAAGGAACTAGATGCTATGGCACCACAGGAGACCATGGTTAGCAAAATGACAGAAAACATCGAGCTGCAGAAATCTGATGCCAGAGAAACTGCACAATTCAAGTTTCTAGATATTTCCTCTCACTATCAGCGCAGGAGAAATATCACAAACACGACTGAAGGAGCATGGCTGAGAGATATAGATTCATCCACCCAGCCAAAAACAAAACCATCCAAGTCTTCACCAGGTGACACTCTTGGGCCATCCATGTCCGAAAGGACAAACCCAACAGACATGGAACCAACCACGAAGAAATCACCAAATCCCTCTCCAAGTCCTGTGGTTACCCCATCTGTATTTATTAGTCCTGTCCTCAGTAATGAAGTTATTGATCTTGTAAACGATGATGACAATGACATTGTTAATGGTGTGGTCAATTTGAGCTCTAGAATGACCAGTCTGGTGGTTAAAGACGTGGATGAAGAGCAAATGCTTCAGATTATTTCTAATATGGAAGATTCTTTGCcttctgaggagaaagaagaccaaTTTCCCAGCTTCCAAGTGTGTGAACTAAAGCCTGGGACAGGTCTTGTGTCCCCTTTTCAGACTCATTCAATATCGAACAAGGAGGACTACAGTTCTGAATCTAGCACAGTCTCTGAACTGCCTGCCAAGGATACGGATGATGTGCAAATGGTTTTCCATACAATCAGTATGGATGTTCTCCATTCcaaaaacaaagaatatcaaccAACCAGACTGCAAGCAGATGAACGAAATGAGAGTCTAAATGTTATATCTTCTCTTTCCCAGGCTATTTCATTATCTATCAAAGGCAGTGTCAACTCTGAATCCAAAATGATTTCTTGTGATCCATCTCCAGAAGCAAGAAGCGAGCTTAAAGGTGTCCAGATGAAACTGCTGCAGGACTCAATTGCGTATCCTTCTGATGATGACATGCACCAAACTGAGGCTGACATGTCTCTTGATGTTCTTCATGGAGATGCCAGTGAAATTAAGGAACTAGATGCTGTGGCACCAGAGGAGACCATGGTTAGCAAAATGACAGAAAACATCATGCCGCAGAACTCTGGCACAAGAGGAACTGCGCAGTTCAAGTCTCTTGATATTTCCTCTCGCTATCAGGTCAATTTCAACCTTGCCTTGGAGGATTCTGAGAATGGACCACAAACCATCGCAGTAGAACACATATCATTAGAGGAGACAGAAAATGAAGGATTCCAGCTGAGGTTGGATAGCTACGGTAGCTCTGCAACTGAATCAGTTGGGAGAGAAGGTGGGAGTCACAGAGGCCTCCATACTAGCAATGGTGCAGAGGACTCTGTGGTCATGGACGATTCCAAAAGTCCATGTCATAGTAGAGACAGttttgggctgggaaaaaagaAGCGTCCCGCAATTATTGTTTCGGATGAAGAAGAGGAAAATGATGAATTAATAGATGAATTGGATGAGGACAAGCCAGGCGGAATCTGTATGTCTACACCAAAGACCAACAGGCCAATGGCTGAGATTTGTTTTTCTCCAAGGATCAAACTGAGTGGAAGAAGATCAACAGCTTCTCGTCGATCCCTCTTCGATGTGGTTTTGGAAGAAGTGGAGGGTGCAGCCAAAGAAGCAGGAACTGCCAGCAATGCATCTAATGATAGGTCTGTTCAGCATGAGTTTGAAGAAGAGCCAACCCAAAATTACATCGAGCCAATGTCAGAGGAGGCGGAAGAGGAGCCGTCGGGAGAAACATTGGATTCTGAGAGAGAATCTAGCCATTTTCAGGATACAGACTCTTCAAGAGGAGAATCTTTTCTCTGA